Proteins co-encoded in one Planktothrix sp. FACHB-1365 genomic window:
- the fni gene encoding type 2 isopentenyl-diphosphate Delta-isomerase: MTDSTQIESRKADHLRICLEEDVQFRQTTTGLERYHFTHCCLPDLNRSEIEITTSFLGKILGAPFLISSMTGGTQPAKLINHRLAAVAQHYNIAMGVGSQRVAVENPDVADTFAVRSVAPDILLFANLGAVQLNYQYGLEECRKTIDLLAADALILHLNPLQECIQTEGDTNFRGLLPKIEQLCAQLPVPVIAKEVGNGINAALAKQLIEAGVAAIDVAGAGGTSWAKIEGERAQDPLQRRLGETFANWGIPTADCISKIRELSPDIPLIASGGLRNGLEAAKAIALGANLAGLAWPFLQAAAESEAAVYTLVEILQAELITVLFCTNNRTLSELQTSGALTLEK, from the coding sequence ATGACTGATTCTACTCAAATTGAAAGCCGCAAAGCAGATCACCTGCGGATTTGCTTAGAAGAAGATGTGCAGTTTCGACAAACAACAACGGGATTAGAACGTTATCATTTTACCCATTGTTGTTTACCGGATTTAAACCGCAGTGAAATTGAAATCACAACCTCGTTTTTAGGTAAAATATTAGGAGCGCCGTTCTTAATTTCCTCCATGACCGGGGGAACACAACCAGCAAAATTAATTAATCATCGGTTAGCGGCTGTCGCTCAACACTATAATATTGCTATGGGGGTAGGTTCCCAACGGGTGGCGGTAGAAAATCCTGATGTGGCTGATACCTTTGCCGTGCGATCCGTTGCTCCTGATATTTTACTTTTTGCCAATTTAGGAGCCGTTCAGCTAAATTATCAATATGGTTTAGAAGAATGTCGAAAAACCATTGATTTATTAGCAGCCGATGCCTTAATTTTACATCTTAATCCCTTACAAGAATGTATTCAAACCGAAGGCGATACCAACTTTAGAGGATTACTCCCTAAAATCGAACAATTATGTGCTCAACTTCCTGTTCCTGTGATTGCTAAAGAAGTCGGTAATGGCATTAATGCAGCCCTGGCAAAACAATTAATCGAAGCCGGAGTTGCTGCCATTGACGTTGCAGGCGCAGGCGGCACATCTTGGGCTAAAATTGAAGGGGAACGCGCTCAAGACCCCTTACAACGTCGCCTAGGGGAAACCTTTGCTAATTGGGGAATCCCGACGGCTGATTGTATTAGCAAAATTCGCGAACTTTCCCCTGATATTCCGTTAATTGCTTCCGGGGGATTACGCAATGGTTTAGAAGCGGCAAAAGCCATCGCCTTGGGTGCAAATTTAGCTGGGTTAGCATGGCCGTTTTTGCAAGCCGCTGCTGAATCTGAAGCAGCCGTCTATACTTTAGTTGAAATTTTACAAGCTGAACTGATTACGGTTCTTTTTTGTACGAATAATCGTACCCTTTCTGAACTGCAAACATCAGGAGCATTAACTCTGGAAAAATAA